TGTTGCAGGATGCATTATGAAACCAGATGATGCAATTAACCATGTTAATGATGTTACTGCTGAAGGACCAATTTCAGTTGTTGGAGTTGCAGGGCCTGGAGACTCACTAGCTAATGAAGAAACATTCGAATTCTTTGAAAAATTAGCAAGTGAACAACCTGATTTAATCAAATGTATGAGTACAAATGGACTTTTGCTTCCAAAATATGCTGATAGGCTTGCTGAACTTGGAGTAAATTCTGTTACTGTAACAATTAATGCAATTGACCCAGATATTGCTGTAGATATTTATTCATTCATCAAATATGAAGGAAAAATTTACAAGGGTTATGATGCAGTAAAAATTTTAATTAAAAATCAACTTGATGGTGTTGAAAAGGCAGCTGCTAATGGTATGGTCGTTAAAGTTAATTCAGTTCTAATTCCTGGATTGAATGATGAACATATTGTTGAAATTGCTCGTGAAGTTAAAAAACGTGGTGCAGCATTAATGAATGTCTTACCATTAATTCCTTTGGCAAAAATGAAACATTATTCTCGTCCTGACTGTTCCATGATGGAAAGCGTTAGGGAACAAGTTGAAGAGATTATTCCAGTATTTAGAGCATGTACTCAATGTAGAGCAGATGCATACGGAA
Above is a genomic segment from Methanobrevibacter sp. containing:
- a CDS encoding radical SAM protein yields the protein MNEHNGSRFAHITKAHPCFNEKMHDKVGRAHVPVAPKCNIFCNFCTRDINNEEDRPGVAGCIMKPDDAINHVNDVTAEGPISVVGVAGPGDSLANEETFEFFEKLASEQPDLIKCMSTNGLLLPKYADRLAELGVNSVTVTINAIDPDIAVDIYSFIKYEGKIYKGYDAVKILIKNQLDGVEKAAANGMVVKVNSVLIPGLNDEHIVEIAREVKKRGAALMNVLPLIPLAKMKHYSRPDCSMMESVREQVEEIIPVFRACTQCRADAYGIPGKKSEDHHLGMTPQSHY